Proteins encoded within one genomic window of Amycolatopsis sp. 2-15:
- a CDS encoding NAD(P)-dependent oxidoreductase has product MTTITLLGLGEVGSVLAEDLTGVELTAWDVALADPASAATRNAERFGLVSAVDAHDAVRAADLVISAVTAANDLTAAKSIADGLPAGCWFLDLNSAAPGQKQASAEVIEKAGGRYVEAAVMSPINPKRLAAPMLLGGPHAAGFAEFARPLGFTGLEVYADVVGRAAATKLCRSVVIKGVEALLTESLLAAREWGVEGRVLGSLSNLLPSDDWESLAAYMISRSLEHGVRRAEELREAAVTVAETGVEPVMAEAIARRQDWAAAHRPVDLGELETRLLPLLDSVRTRMSEEDRKGDTE; this is encoded by the coding sequence ATGACGACCATCACGCTGCTGGGCCTCGGTGAGGTGGGTTCCGTGCTGGCGGAAGACCTCACCGGGGTGGAGCTCACCGCGTGGGACGTGGCGCTGGCGGATCCGGCGAGCGCCGCCACGCGCAACGCCGAACGGTTCGGCCTGGTGTCCGCTGTGGACGCGCACGACGCCGTGCGCGCGGCCGATCTGGTGATCAGTGCCGTGACCGCGGCCAACGACCTCACGGCGGCGAAGTCGATCGCCGACGGGCTGCCCGCCGGCTGCTGGTTCCTCGACCTCAACTCCGCGGCACCCGGCCAGAAGCAGGCCTCGGCCGAAGTGATCGAGAAGGCCGGCGGACGCTACGTCGAGGCCGCCGTGATGTCGCCGATCAACCCCAAGCGGCTCGCGGCGCCGATGCTGCTCGGCGGCCCGCACGCGGCCGGGTTCGCGGAGTTCGCGCGTCCGCTCGGCTTCACCGGGCTGGAGGTCTACGCCGACGTGGTCGGCCGGGCCGCGGCCACCAAGCTGTGCCGCTCCGTGGTGATCAAGGGCGTCGAGGCCCTGCTCACCGAGTCGCTGCTCGCCGCCCGCGAGTGGGGTGTGGAGGGGCGCGTGCTCGGGTCGCTGTCGAACCTGCTGCCCAGCGACGACTGGGAGAGCCTCGCCGCGTACATGATCTCCCGCTCGCTGGAGCACGGTGTCCGCCGCGCCGAGGAGCTGCGGGAGGCCGCGGTGACCGTGGCCGAGACCGGCGTCGAGCCCGTGATGGCGGAGGCGATCGCACGCCGCCAGGACTGGGCGGCGGCCCACCGGCCCGTAGACCTGGGCGAGCTCGAGACCAGGCTGCTGCCGCTGCTCGACTCCGTCCGCACGCGAATGTCCGAAGAAGACCGGAAAGGCGACACCGAGTGA
- a CDS encoding MFS transporter encodes MTGPATSPPAARGAKTSTRNAVIGASFGFFVDMFDVYLPVVALTPAMNYFLPPAVSPGSRAVITSLIFVATLIGRPLGSLIFGRLADKVGRRRVTLWSITGCGICTLLIALLPGYHAVGLLGVVLMVVLRLIDGVFLGGEYTGATPLAMEAVPTGKRGWYGGLVGMGFPISYCAISLVTFIMLRITPSGGSDSAYSQWGWRVPFLVGAALCAVFCVYFSRTVEESETWKSAKKSRTPIRDVLVGSSRKQFLQVFVIMSGIWFASNLASGLLPSALQYQAHVSATQVTAALVIVQAIHSVLFPFLGLLSEKIGRRKFLAWSGIGIGVVCAGAFATISLGWYSGFGAVLLLTLVIRLSGGSTFAVTPSYLCERFPPAVRGSGFGLGYSMPLILTSFYAYYQGWLEHIMPSGFTAAALLVLGGALVFVGSLIGPETKDVDLGVATAGQPQAKPVSA; translated from the coding sequence ATGACCGGACCGGCCACGTCACCGCCCGCCGCCAGAGGGGCCAAGACTTCGACCCGCAACGCCGTGATCGGCGCTTCTTTCGGCTTTTTCGTCGACATGTTCGACGTCTACCTGCCGGTGGTCGCGCTCACGCCGGCGATGAACTACTTCCTCCCGCCCGCGGTCTCCCCGGGCAGCCGGGCCGTGATCACGTCGCTGATCTTCGTGGCCACCCTCATCGGCCGGCCGCTCGGCTCGCTGATCTTCGGCCGCCTGGCCGACAAGGTCGGGCGCCGCCGCGTGACGCTGTGGTCGATCACCGGCTGCGGCATCTGCACGCTGCTCATCGCGCTGCTGCCCGGCTACCACGCCGTGGGACTGCTCGGCGTCGTGCTGATGGTGGTGCTGCGCCTGATCGACGGTGTGTTCCTCGGCGGCGAGTACACCGGGGCCACGCCGCTGGCCATGGAGGCCGTGCCCACCGGCAAACGCGGCTGGTACGGCGGCCTCGTGGGCATGGGTTTCCCGATCTCGTACTGCGCGATCTCGCTGGTGACGTTCATCATGCTGCGGATCACGCCCTCGGGCGGCTCCGACTCGGCCTACTCGCAGTGGGGCTGGCGCGTGCCGTTCCTCGTGGGTGCGGCGCTGTGCGCGGTGTTCTGCGTGTACTTCTCGCGCACGGTCGAGGAGTCCGAGACGTGGAAGTCGGCGAAGAAGTCGCGCACGCCGATCCGCGACGTGCTCGTGGGTTCCTCGCGCAAGCAGTTCCTGCAGGTGTTCGTGATCATGAGCGGCATCTGGTTCGCGTCCAACCTCGCCTCCGGCCTGCTGCCGAGCGCGCTGCAGTACCAGGCGCACGTGTCGGCGACGCAGGTGACCGCGGCACTGGTGATCGTGCAGGCGATCCACTCCGTGCTGTTCCCGTTCCTCGGGCTGCTCTCGGAGAAGATCGGCCGGCGCAAGTTCCTCGCGTGGTCCGGCATCGGCATCGGCGTGGTGTGCGCCGGCGCGTTCGCGACGATCAGCCTCGGCTGGTACTCCGGTTTCGGCGCGGTGCTGCTGCTCACGCTCGTGATCCGGCTCTCGGGGGGCAGCACGTTCGCGGTCACGCCGTCGTACCTGTGTGAGCGGTTCCCGCCCGCGGTGCGCGGCAGCGGGTTCGGCCTCGGCTACAGCATGCCGTTGATCCTGACCTCGTTCTACGCCTACTACCAGGGCTGGCTCGAGCACATCATGCCCTCGGGCTTCACGGCCGCGGCGTTGCTGGTGCTCGGTGGGGCGCTCGTGTTCGTCGGCTCATTGATCGGTCCGGAGACCAAGGATGTCGACCTCGGCGTCGCGACCGCGGGCCAGCCGCAGGCGAAGCCGGTGAGCGCATGA
- a CDS encoding GntR family transcriptional regulator — MTTTPKEGEAGKHAALDALRAALLAGDVVPGQRLVEAELAETFGVTRASMRAALIDLTAEGLVERIPHRGARVRVVSVEEAVAITECRMVLEGLCAAKAAEKVTDDEIDSLRELAGRLRSAVDDGDSTKYSELNRELHRTVREIAGQSVAAELLERLHGQIVRHQFRLAMRAGRPHVSLPEHLAIIDTIARRDPDAAEQAARAHLRSVITALRETDN, encoded by the coding sequence ATGACCACCACGCCCAAGGAAGGGGAGGCCGGCAAGCACGCGGCGCTCGACGCGCTGCGGGCCGCCCTGCTGGCAGGCGATGTCGTCCCGGGGCAGCGGCTGGTGGAGGCCGAGCTGGCCGAGACCTTCGGCGTCACGCGCGCGAGCATGCGCGCGGCCTTGATCGACCTGACCGCGGAAGGCCTGGTGGAGCGCATTCCGCACCGCGGGGCCCGGGTGCGGGTGGTGTCGGTCGAGGAGGCCGTGGCCATCACCGAGTGCCGCATGGTGCTCGAGGGCCTGTGCGCGGCCAAGGCGGCGGAGAAGGTGACCGACGACGAGATCGACTCGCTGCGCGAGCTGGCGGGGCGGCTCCGGTCGGCCGTCGACGACGGCGACTCGACGAAGTACTCGGAGCTCAACCGCGAGCTGCACCGCACGGTGCGTGAGATCGCGGGCCAGTCCGTGGCGGCGGAGCTGCTGGAGCGGCTCCACGGCCAGATCGTCCGCCACCAGTTCCGGCTCGCCATGCGCGCGGGCCGGCCGCACGTGTCGCTGCCCGAGCACCTGGCGATCATCGACACGATCGCCCGCCGCGACCCGGACGCCGCCGAGCAAGCGGCCCGGGCGCACCTGCGCAGCGTGATCACCGCGCTGCGTGAGACCGACAACTGA
- a CDS encoding 4-carboxy-4-hydroxy-2-oxoadipate aldolase/oxaloacetate decarboxylase, which yields MNNVVVTDVPRAPGDKIDELAGFGVATVHEALGRVGYVGTEHRPLHRGSRIGGSAVTALCWPGDNMMIHAAVEQCRPGDILVVTTASPSTDGMFGELLATSLVSRGVRGLVIDAGVRDVAELKEMGFPVWSRAISAQGTVKATAGSVNVPVTVGGQTIHAGDVILADDDGVLRVAQADVERGITASKARLAKEEATRAALAGGELGLDRYGLREKLASLGVRWVTAEEYAKEQA from the coding sequence ATGAACAACGTGGTGGTGACCGACGTCCCCCGGGCGCCCGGCGACAAGATCGACGAGCTGGCCGGCTTCGGGGTCGCCACGGTGCACGAGGCGCTCGGGCGCGTCGGCTACGTCGGCACCGAGCACCGCCCGCTGCACCGCGGCTCCCGCATCGGCGGTTCGGCCGTGACGGCGCTGTGCTGGCCGGGCGACAACATGATGATCCACGCCGCGGTCGAGCAGTGCCGGCCGGGCGACATCCTCGTCGTCACCACCGCTTCCCCTTCGACCGACGGGATGTTCGGCGAGCTGCTCGCCACGTCGCTGGTGTCGCGCGGCGTGCGGGGTCTCGTGATCGACGCGGGCGTGCGTGATGTCGCGGAGCTCAAGGAAATGGGCTTCCCGGTGTGGTCGCGGGCGATCAGCGCGCAGGGCACCGTGAAGGCGACGGCCGGTTCGGTCAACGTGCCGGTGACCGTCGGCGGACAGACCATCCACGCCGGCGACGTGATCCTGGCCGACGACGACGGCGTGCTGCGAGTCGCGCAGGCCGACGTCGAACGGGGCATCACCGCGTCGAAGGCGCGTCTGGCCAAAGAAGAAGCCACCCGGGCGGCCCTGGCCGGCGGCGAGCTGGGGCTCGACCGCTACGGGCTGCGCGAGAAACTCGCTTCGCTGGGCGTGCGGTGGGTAACCGCCGAGGAGTACGCGAAGGAACAGGCGTGA
- a CDS encoding 4-oxalomesaconate tautomerase yields the protein MKGVPCLLMRGGTSKGAYFRAEDLPADAAERDDLLLRIMGSPDPRQIDGIGGAHPLTSKVAVVSPSTSPGADVDYLFLQLGVAEATVSDRQNCGNLLAGVGPFAVERGLVPAGDGETTVRIRMVNSDSTAVARFPTSGGVVEYAGDTAISGVPGTAAPVVLDFADTAGSTGHGLLPTGHLVDTVDGVPVTCVDNGMPVVVARAADFGLTGYETVEQLKADTALRERIQSLRLRAAELMGLGDVRDSSVPKTTLVAPPVDGGTICTRTFIPLEPHTSIGVLGAVSVATALLLDGAVGHELAKLPGTSRIDVEHPTGHLQVEVEVDAGETPPRVRRSGVVRTARKLFDGTVFPR from the coding sequence GTGAAGGGCGTCCCCTGCCTGCTGATGCGCGGCGGCACGTCCAAGGGCGCGTACTTCCGTGCCGAGGACCTGCCCGCCGACGCGGCGGAGCGCGACGACCTGCTGCTACGCATCATGGGCAGTCCCGACCCGCGCCAGATCGACGGCATCGGCGGCGCCCACCCGCTCACCAGCAAGGTCGCCGTGGTGTCGCCGAGTACCTCGCCCGGTGCCGATGTCGACTACCTGTTCCTGCAGCTCGGCGTGGCCGAGGCAACCGTGAGCGACCGGCAGAACTGCGGCAACCTGCTCGCGGGCGTCGGCCCGTTCGCAGTGGAACGCGGCCTCGTGCCGGCCGGGGACGGCGAGACGACCGTGCGGATCCGGATGGTCAACTCGGACAGCACCGCCGTCGCCCGCTTCCCCACGTCCGGCGGAGTCGTGGAGTACGCGGGTGACACGGCGATCTCCGGCGTGCCCGGCACCGCGGCTCCGGTCGTGCTCGACTTCGCCGACACCGCCGGGTCCACGGGCCACGGCCTGCTCCCGACCGGGCATCTCGTGGACACTGTGGACGGTGTGCCGGTGACCTGTGTGGACAACGGCATGCCCGTGGTCGTCGCGCGGGCCGCCGACTTCGGGCTCACGGGCTACGAAACCGTCGAGCAGCTCAAGGCCGACACCGCGTTGCGCGAGCGGATCCAGTCGCTGCGGTTGCGGGCGGCCGAGCTGATGGGCCTCGGCGACGTGCGCGACAGCTCGGTCCCCAAGACCACGCTCGTCGCGCCGCCCGTCGACGGCGGCACGATCTGCACCCGCACGTTCATCCCGCTCGAACCGCACACGTCGATCGGCGTGCTCGGGGCCGTCAGCGTGGCCACGGCGCTCCTGCTGGACGGCGCTGTCGGGCACGAGCTGGCGAAGCTGCCCGGCACCTCGCGCATCGACGTCGAGCACCCGACCGGTCACCTGCAGGTCGAGGTCGAGGTGGACGCGGGCGAAACCCCGCCGCGGGTTCGCCGCAGCGGGGTCGTGCGCACGGCCCGGAAGCTGTTCGACGGCACGGTTTTCCCGCGCTGA
- a CDS encoding MFS transporter, whose amino-acid sequence MTETTAASPATARGRDRLPGKALFGLFLAGFIGILTECLPAGLLPEISRTLSTSVAATGQIVTVYAAATALAAIPLSRLTVKWSRKTVLQVALGTVAITNALTALSTDYTLTMVIRFVAGLGTALVWTQLAGYAARLSPPSVQGRAIAIALAGTPISLALGVPVGTWLSTFGGWQTAFWVAAALSLLNMLWFVVNLANLPGQAGHERFTLGQVLAMPGLRTILFALTTYMVAHNILYTYVTDFLRFAGLESQVGWVLFAFGVTSVLSVVVVGAHIDHHLRKLIVASTLLFAVSVLVLAVLSGVPAFVYLAAAAWGLAFGSSPSLFIGAAITATVEAADVAQSIVISFFSGSIALGGLVGGLLIAGLGTASITWASLVLLVFSVIAVVGGRGHAFPRGA is encoded by the coding sequence ATGACCGAAACCACCGCAGCTTCGCCCGCCACCGCGCGCGGCCGGGACCGGCTCCCGGGCAAGGCCCTCTTCGGCCTGTTCCTCGCCGGGTTCATCGGCATCCTCACCGAGTGCCTGCCCGCCGGCCTGCTGCCCGAGATCAGCCGGACCCTGTCCACGAGCGTCGCGGCCACCGGCCAGATCGTCACTGTCTACGCCGCTGCCACCGCGCTCGCCGCGATCCCGCTGTCGCGCCTGACCGTGAAGTGGTCGCGCAAGACCGTGCTGCAGGTCGCGCTGGGCACCGTCGCGATCACCAACGCGCTCACGGCGTTGTCCACCGACTACACCCTCACGATGGTGATCCGGTTCGTCGCCGGCCTCGGCACCGCGCTGGTCTGGACGCAGCTCGCCGGGTACGCCGCGCGCCTGTCGCCGCCGAGCGTGCAGGGGCGCGCGATCGCGATCGCGCTGGCGGGCACGCCGATCTCACTGGCCCTCGGTGTCCCGGTCGGCACGTGGCTGAGCACCTTCGGCGGCTGGCAGACGGCGTTCTGGGTCGCGGCGGCGCTGAGCCTGCTGAACATGCTGTGGTTCGTGGTGAACCTGGCGAACCTGCCCGGCCAGGCGGGCCACGAACGCTTCACGCTCGGCCAGGTCCTCGCGATGCCCGGGCTGCGCACGATCCTGTTCGCGCTGACCACGTACATGGTGGCGCACAACATCCTCTACACCTACGTGACCGACTTCCTGCGGTTCGCGGGCCTGGAGAGCCAGGTCGGGTGGGTGCTGTTCGCCTTCGGTGTCACGTCGGTGCTGAGCGTGGTCGTGGTCGGCGCGCACATCGACCACCACCTGCGTAAGCTGATCGTCGCGAGCACCCTGTTGTTCGCGGTGAGCGTGCTGGTCCTGGCGGTGCTCTCGGGTGTGCCGGCGTTCGTCTACCTCGCCGCGGCGGCGTGGGGGCTGGCGTTCGGCAGCTCACCCAGCCTGTTCATCGGCGCCGCGATCACCGCGACGGTCGAAGCCGCCGACGTGGCCCAGTCGATCGTGATCTCGTTCTTCTCCGGCTCGATCGCGCTCGGCGGACTCGTCGGCGGGCTCCTGATCGCAGGCCTGGGCACGGCATCGATCACGTGGGCTTCGCTGGTGCTGCTGGTCTTCTCGGTGATCGCGGTGGTCGGCGGTCGCGGGCACGCGTTCCCCAGGGGCGCCTGA
- a CDS encoding helix-turn-helix domain-containing protein, with the protein MATRPRTEQALDPRAELSEFLRSRRARLKPADVGLPEYGRRRRVPGLRREELAQLAGVSVAYYTRLEQGNGRNVSLEVLNAISTALDLSETEHAHLLHLAKPRQRDRPAPRQRQQVRPVLQTMLDAIESVPAYVWGRRTDVLAWNKTASALFGDWTARAPQDRNWARIVFLDPAARSLYPDWRTKAADVVGQLRLDAGQHPNDPLLTELVGELSVKSEEFRTMWAAHDVKRKTHATMRLRHPLVGELTVYYETFTLPEDQDQALSVYHTEPGSKSEEALRLLASWGPDAPASVEHARAPGASSH; encoded by the coding sequence ATGGCGACGCGCCCTCGCACCGAGCAGGCGCTGGACCCGCGCGCGGAGCTGAGCGAGTTCCTGCGCTCGCGGCGCGCCCGGCTGAAGCCCGCCGACGTCGGGCTGCCCGAGTACGGCCGACGCCGGCGTGTGCCGGGGTTGCGACGTGAGGAGCTCGCGCAACTGGCCGGGGTTTCCGTCGCGTACTACACGCGGCTGGAGCAGGGCAACGGCCGCAACGTCTCGCTCGAGGTGCTGAACGCGATCTCCACCGCGCTCGACCTGTCGGAGACCGAGCACGCGCACCTGCTGCACCTGGCCAAACCGCGGCAACGCGACCGGCCGGCACCGCGGCAACGGCAGCAGGTGCGGCCGGTGCTGCAGACGATGCTGGACGCGATCGAGAGCGTGCCCGCGTATGTGTGGGGCCGCCGCACCGATGTGCTCGCCTGGAACAAGACGGCGTCGGCGCTGTTCGGCGACTGGACCGCGCGAGCGCCGCAGGACCGCAACTGGGCCCGCATCGTCTTCCTGGATCCGGCCGCGCGCAGCCTGTACCCGGACTGGCGAACGAAGGCGGCCGACGTCGTCGGGCAGCTGCGGCTCGACGCCGGGCAGCACCCGAACGACCCGCTGCTCACCGAGCTGGTCGGGGAGCTGTCGGTGAAGAGCGAGGAGTTCCGCACGATGTGGGCCGCGCACGACGTGAAGCGCAAAACGCACGCGACGATGCGGCTGCGGCACCCGCTCGTCGGCGAGCTGACGGTGTACTACGAGACGTTCACGCTGCCCGAAGACCAGGACCAGGCGTTGTCGGTGTACCACACCGAGCCCGGTTCGAAGTCGGAGGAAGCGTTGCGGCTGCTGGCCAGCTGGGGCCCGGACGCGCCCGCCTCGGTCGAGCACGCTCGCGCGCCGGGGGCTTCGAGCCACTAG
- a CDS encoding nitroreductase/quinone reductase family protein, producing MTPDYTSTVDLARPAGDERTAEQWARAVWEDAPAALRTFLRVGWRCLGLGLRTRPGPGLVLGWTVVSSEPGRVVLEAPSSLLTARNTVEVGSRVRWTTTVRFDRAPARALWALATPAHAVVIPWRLREAAQRGSGWHRLVTTFQRRVGNPVLSRLPGQVLLETTSRTSGLPRRTPVGGRRTGDEFWLVSEFGTRAQYVRNLQADPHVRVRLRGHWHRVTAHVLPDDDAVARLKSLPRLNSVGVRTLGNNLLTVRVDLE from the coding sequence GTGACCCCCGACTACACGTCCACAGTGGACCTCGCCCGGCCCGCCGGCGACGAGCGCACCGCCGAGCAGTGGGCGCGCGCCGTCTGGGAAGACGCGCCGGCGGCGCTGCGGACGTTCCTGCGCGTGGGCTGGCGGTGCCTCGGCCTCGGCCTGCGCACCCGGCCGGGGCCGGGCCTCGTGCTCGGCTGGACGGTCGTGAGCTCCGAGCCCGGCCGGGTGGTGCTCGAAGCGCCGTCAAGCCTGCTGACCGCTCGCAACACCGTCGAGGTCGGCTCTCGTGTCCGGTGGACGACGACCGTGCGGTTCGACCGCGCACCGGCCCGGGCGTTGTGGGCGCTCGCGACGCCCGCCCACGCGGTGGTCATCCCGTGGCGGCTGCGCGAAGCCGCCCAACGGGGCAGCGGGTGGCACCGGCTGGTGACGACGTTCCAGCGCCGCGTCGGCAACCCCGTGCTGTCGCGGCTGCCCGGCCAGGTCCTGCTGGAGACCACGAGCCGCACGTCGGGTCTCCCCCGCCGCACGCCCGTCGGCGGCCGCCGCACCGGCGACGAGTTCTGGCTGGTGTCGGAGTTCGGCACCCGCGCGCAGTACGTCCGCAACCTGCAGGCCGATCCGCACGTCCGCGTGCGGCTGCGTGGGCACTGGCACCGCGTGACCGCCCACGTCCTGCCCGACGACGACGCCGTGGCCCGGCTGAAGTCGTTGCCGCGCTTGAACAGCGTCGGTGTGCGTACGTTGGGCAACAACCTGCTGACGGTGCGCGTCGACCTGGAGTGA
- a CDS encoding FUSC family protein, which produces MTVLEWLRSRDNNLSALRRTGRAAIILPSLFAVGNLVLGNALTGLFASVGSVALLLFVDFGGPIRDRVFAQGALVLAGGVLISLGTLVSRVVWLAAVTTVVVAFVVLFAAVVSSVIASATTSLLVSFILPATLPGSLATLPDRLLGWGMAGVVSMAAVAVLWPSPVRNPLRLATARACALLAQRLRTEVECVRCGFLPNVVAQVDDVVAESSAAVAALRDSFFGTPYRPTGLTTSTRTLVRLIDEVVWLEGILARMPVAEGHGATTAAVSEVKLAAAVLLDHGAGLLKVVASAPDDLMAELARLRDARGEMEATATSALPDPDTAEFVTSLEPSFRAQEMSFAISAIAQNIELTVAARRRTWWEHLIGRRPDGAGSALSSVQERTGAHVAWNSVTLHNSLRGGIALGAAVLIAELTGVEHSFWVAFGTMAVLRSNALSTGQSAVRALLGTVAGIVVGSVLILLLGHDTAVFWALLPIAVVFTGLAPAVISFAAGQAGFTVVLLLLFSLIAPAGLRIGLVRVEDVALGCAVSLVVGVVFWPRGAAAELRRAVADGLAESARYLRGAVEYGVSRCDALVPATIEPGDENRRAAAAARRLDDAFRVFLTERGPKHVPLADVAAMITAVAVLRLTAEAVLDLWRRETGGPAGDRTAARAEVLAAGDELAHWYEATADALTGPGAVPPVKSRDPAADARLLTAVHRDLSGDDHQGTATAVKMIWTADHLDAARRLQPTLVGPVTTAARHSSLLS; this is translated from the coding sequence ATGACGGTTCTCGAGTGGCTGCGAAGCCGGGACAACAACCTCTCGGCCCTGCGCCGCACGGGCCGGGCCGCGATCATCCTGCCGTCGCTGTTCGCGGTCGGGAACCTGGTGCTGGGCAACGCGCTGACGGGCCTGTTCGCGTCCGTCGGCTCGGTGGCGCTGCTGCTGTTCGTCGACTTCGGCGGGCCGATCCGCGACCGGGTGTTCGCGCAGGGCGCGCTCGTGCTCGCCGGCGGTGTGCTGATCTCGCTGGGCACGCTGGTGTCGCGGGTCGTGTGGCTCGCGGCGGTGACCACGGTGGTGGTGGCGTTCGTGGTGCTGTTCGCCGCCGTGGTGAGCTCCGTGATCGCGAGTGCCACGACGTCGTTGCTCGTGTCGTTCATCCTGCCCGCGACGCTGCCCGGCTCGCTCGCCACACTGCCCGACCGGCTGCTGGGCTGGGGCATGGCGGGGGTTGTGTCGATGGCCGCCGTCGCCGTGCTGTGGCCCTCGCCGGTGCGCAACCCGCTGCGGCTCGCGACGGCGCGGGCGTGCGCGTTGCTGGCGCAGCGGCTGCGGACCGAGGTCGAGTGCGTGCGCTGCGGGTTCCTGCCGAACGTGGTGGCGCAGGTCGACGACGTCGTCGCGGAGTCGAGTGCCGCCGTCGCCGCACTGCGGGACTCGTTCTTCGGCACGCCCTACCGGCCGACGGGGCTGACGACCTCGACACGCACGCTCGTGCGGCTCATCGACGAGGTCGTGTGGCTCGAGGGGATTCTGGCGCGGATGCCCGTCGCCGAAGGCCACGGCGCCACGACGGCGGCGGTGTCGGAGGTCAAGCTGGCGGCCGCCGTGCTGCTGGACCACGGCGCGGGGCTGCTGAAGGTGGTGGCTTCGGCGCCCGACGACCTGATGGCCGAGCTCGCGCGGCTGCGGGACGCGCGCGGGGAGATGGAAGCCACCGCGACGTCCGCGTTGCCGGACCCGGACACGGCGGAGTTCGTGACGTCGCTCGAACCGAGCTTCCGCGCGCAGGAGATGAGCTTCGCGATCTCGGCGATCGCGCAGAACATCGAGCTGACCGTGGCGGCGCGGCGGCGGACCTGGTGGGAGCACCTGATCGGGCGGCGACCGGACGGCGCGGGTTCGGCGTTGTCGTCGGTGCAGGAACGGACGGGCGCGCACGTCGCGTGGAACTCGGTGACGCTGCACAACAGCCTGCGCGGCGGCATCGCGCTAGGGGCGGCCGTGCTCATCGCGGAGCTGACCGGGGTGGAGCACTCGTTCTGGGTCGCGTTCGGCACCATGGCCGTGCTGCGGTCCAACGCGCTGAGCACCGGCCAGAGCGCGGTGCGGGCGCTGCTCGGCACGGTCGCGGGGATCGTGGTCGGCAGCGTGCTGATCCTGCTGCTCGGCCACGACACGGCGGTGTTCTGGGCGCTGCTGCCGATCGCGGTGGTGTTCACGGGGCTCGCGCCCGCCGTGATCTCGTTCGCCGCCGGGCAGGCCGGGTTCACGGTCGTGCTGTTGCTGCTGTTCTCCCTCATCGCGCCGGCCGGGCTGCGGATCGGGCTGGTGCGGGTGGAGGACGTGGCGCTCGGGTGCGCGGTCAGCCTCGTGGTGGGGGTCGTGTTCTGGCCCCGCGGCGCCGCGGCCGAGCTGCGGCGCGCCGTCGCCGACGGCCTCGCCGAAAGCGCCCGCTACCTGCGCGGCGCCGTCGAGTACGGCGTGAGCCGCTGCGACGCGCTCGTCCCCGCGACCATCGAGCCCGGCGACGAGAACCGCCGCGCCGCCGCCGCGGCCCGCCGCCTGGACGACGCGTTCCGCGTGTTCCTCACCGAGCGCGGCCCGAAGCACGTGCCTTTGGCCGACGTCGCCGCGATGATCACGGCGGTCGCGGTGCTCCGCTTGACCGCCGAGGCCGTGCTGGACCTGTGGCGCCGCGAGACGGGCGGCCCCGCCGGCGACCGCACCGCCGCTCGCGCCGAGGTCCTCGCCGCCGGCGACGAACTCGCCCACTGGTACGAAGCCACCGCCGACGCCCTCACCGGCCCCGGCGCCGTCCCGCCCGTGAAGTCCCGCGACCCGGCCGCCGACGCGCGCCTCCTGACGGCCGTCCACCGCGACCTCTCCGGCGACGACCACCAGGGCACCGCGACCGCCGTGAAGATGATCTGGACCGCCGACCACCTCGACGCGGCCCGCCGCCTGCAGCCCACGCTGGTCGGCCCGGTGACGACGGCAGCGCGGCATTCGTCGTTGCTGAGCTGA
- a CDS encoding DUF302 domain-containing protein, with protein MAGEGLVTVASSRPVGETVDRLVELAENAGLVVFARIDHAANAVAAGLELRPMQLLVFGHGRGGTPLLADGPTSGLDLPLKVLAWEDDQGAVHVTYNDATWLAERHNLGDASAAAVAALGKGLVTLVGKATE; from the coding sequence ATGGCAGGAGAAGGCCTGGTGACGGTCGCGAGCAGCCGACCGGTGGGGGAGACCGTGGACCGGCTCGTGGAGCTGGCCGAGAACGCGGGGCTGGTCGTGTTCGCACGCATCGACCACGCGGCCAACGCGGTCGCCGCGGGCCTCGAGCTGCGGCCCATGCAGCTGCTGGTGTTCGGCCACGGCCGCGGCGGTACCCCGCTGCTCGCCGACGGCCCCACGAGCGGCCTCGACCTGCCCCTGAAGGTGCTCGCCTGGGAAGACGACCAGGGCGCGGTACACGTCACCTACAACGACGCCACGTGGCTCGCCGAGCGCCACAACCTCGGCGACGCCAGCGCGGCCGCGGTAGCGGCGTTGGGCAAGGGGCTCGTGACGCTCGTGGGGAAGGCGACGGAGTAG